One window from the genome of Macaca fascicularis isolate 582-1 chromosome 7, T2T-MFA8v1.1 encodes:
- the GPR176 gene encoding G-protein coupled receptor 176 isoform X3: MVLWSTCRTTVFKSVTNRFIKNLACSGICASLVCVPFDIILSTSPHCCWWIYTMLFCKVVKFLHKVFCSVTILSFPAIALDRYYSVLYPLERKISDAKSRELVMYIWAHAVVASVPVFAVTNVADIYATSTCTEVWSNSLGHLVYVLVYNITTVIVPVAVVFLFLILIRRALSASQKKKVIIAALRTPQNTISIPYASQREAELHATLLSMVMVFILCSVPYATLVVYQTVLNVPDTSVFLLLTAIWLPKVSLLANPVLFLTVNKSVRKCLIGTLVQLHHRYSRRNVVSTGSGVAEASLEPSIRSGSQLLEMFHIGQQQIFKPTEDEEESEAKYIGSADFQAKEIFSTCLEGEQGPQFVPSAPPLGTVDSISQVAPAAPVEPETFPDKYSLQFGFGPFELPPQWLSETRNSKKRLLPPLGNTPEELIQTKVPKVGRVERKMSRNNKVSIFPKVDS; the protein is encoded by the exons ATGGTGTTATGGTCAACTTGCCGCACAACCGTGTTCAAATCTGTCACCAACAGGTTCATTAAAAACCTGGCCTGCTCGGGGATTTGTGCCAGCCTGGTCTGTGTGCCCTTCGACATCATCCTCAGCACCAGTCCTCACTGTTGCTGGTGGATCTACACCATGCTCTTCTGCAAGGTCGTCAAATTTTTGCACAAAGTCTTCTGTTCTGTGACCATCCTCAGCTTCCCTGCTATTGCTTTGGACAG GTACTACTCAGTCCTCTATCCACTGGAGAGGAAAATATCTGATGCCAAGTCCCGTGAACTGGTGATGTACATCTGGGCCCATGCAGTGGTGGCCAGTGTCCCTGTGTTTGCAGTAACCAACGTGGCCGACATCTATGCCACGTCCACCTGCACGGAAGTCTGGAGCAACTCCTTGGGCCACCTCGTGTACGTTCTGGTGTATAACATCACCACGGTCATTGTGCCTGTGGCGGTGGTGTTCCTCTTCTTGATACTGATCCGACGGGCCCTGAGTGCCAGCCAGAAGAAGAAGGTCATCATAGCAGCGCTCCGGACCCCACAGAACACCATCTCTATTCCCTATGCCTCCCAGCGGGAGGCCGAGCTGCACGCCACCCTGCTCTCCATGGTGATGGTCTTCATCTTGTGTAGCGTGCCCTATGCCACCCTGGTCGTCTACCAGACCGTGCTCAATGTCCCCGACACTTCCGTCTTCTTGCTGCTCACTGCCATTTGGCTCCCCAAAGTCTCCCTGCTGGCAAACCCTGTTCTCTTTCTTACTGTGAACAAATCTGTCCGCAAGTGCTTGATAGGGACCCTGGTACAACTACACCACCGGTACAGTCGCCGTAATGTGGTCAGTACAGGGAGCGGCGTGGCTGAGGCCAGCCTGGAACCCAGCATACGCTCGGGCAGCCAGCTCCTGGAGATGTTCCACATTGGGCAGCAGCAGATCTTTAAGCCCACAGAGGATGAGGAAGAGAGTGAGGCCAAGTACATTGGCTCAGCTGACTTCCAGGCCAAGGAGATATTTAGCACCTGCCTGGAGGGAGAGCAGGGGCCACAGTTTGTGCCCTCTGCCCCACCCTTGGGCACAGTGGACTCTATATCCCAGGTGGCACCAGCAGCCCCTGTGGAACCTGAAACATTCCCTGATAAGTATTCCCTGCAGTTTGGCTTTGGGCCTTTTGAGTTGCCTCCTCAGTGGCTCTCAGAGACCCGAAACAGCAAGAAGCGGCTGCTTCCCCCCTTGGGTAACACCCCAGAAGAGCTGATCCAGACAAAGGTGCCCAAAGTTGGCAGGGTGGAGCGGAAGATGAGCAGGAACAATAAAGTGAGCATTTTTCCAAAGGTGGATTCCTAG
- the GPR176 gene encoding G-protein coupled receptor 176 isoform X2, protein MPTNASKSLLFLMGRISSLISSGNFMVLWSTCRTTVFKSVTNRFIKNLACSGICASLVCVPFDIILSTSPHCCWWIYTMLFCKVVKFLHKVFCSVTILSFPAIALDRYYSVLYPLERKISDAKSRELVMYIWAHAVVASVPVFAVTNVADIYATSTCTEVWSNSLGHLVYVLVYNITTVIVPVAVVFLFLILIRRALSASQKKKVIIAALRTPQNTISIPYASQREAELHATLLSMVMVFILCSVPYATLVVYQTVLNVPDTSVFLLLTAIWLPKVSLLANPVLFLTVNKSVRKCLIGTLVQLHHRYSRRNVVSTGSGVAEASLEPSIRSGSQLLEMFHIGQQQIFKPTEDEEESEAKYIGSADFQAKEIFSTCLEGEQGPQFVPSAPPLGTVDSISQVAPAAPVEPETFPDKYSLQFGFGPFELPPQWLSETRNSKKRLLPPLGNTPEELIQTKVPKVGRVERKMSRNNKVSIFPKVDS, encoded by the exons GAAACTTCATGGTGTTATGGTCAACTTGCCGCACAACCGTGTTCAAATCTGTCACCAACAGGTTCATTAAAAACCTGGCCTGCTCGGGGATTTGTGCCAGCCTGGTCTGTGTGCCCTTCGACATCATCCTCAGCACCAGTCCTCACTGTTGCTGGTGGATCTACACCATGCTCTTCTGCAAGGTCGTCAAATTTTTGCACAAAGTCTTCTGTTCTGTGACCATCCTCAGCTTCCCTGCTATTGCTTTGGACAG GTACTACTCAGTCCTCTATCCACTGGAGAGGAAAATATCTGATGCCAAGTCCCGTGAACTGGTGATGTACATCTGGGCCCATGCAGTGGTGGCCAGTGTCCCTGTGTTTGCAGTAACCAACGTGGCCGACATCTATGCCACGTCCACCTGCACGGAAGTCTGGAGCAACTCCTTGGGCCACCTCGTGTACGTTCTGGTGTATAACATCACCACGGTCATTGTGCCTGTGGCGGTGGTGTTCCTCTTCTTGATACTGATCCGACGGGCCCTGAGTGCCAGCCAGAAGAAGAAGGTCATCATAGCAGCGCTCCGGACCCCACAGAACACCATCTCTATTCCCTATGCCTCCCAGCGGGAGGCCGAGCTGCACGCCACCCTGCTCTCCATGGTGATGGTCTTCATCTTGTGTAGCGTGCCCTATGCCACCCTGGTCGTCTACCAGACCGTGCTCAATGTCCCCGACACTTCCGTCTTCTTGCTGCTCACTGCCATTTGGCTCCCCAAAGTCTCCCTGCTGGCAAACCCTGTTCTCTTTCTTACTGTGAACAAATCTGTCCGCAAGTGCTTGATAGGGACCCTGGTACAACTACACCACCGGTACAGTCGCCGTAATGTGGTCAGTACAGGGAGCGGCGTGGCTGAGGCCAGCCTGGAACCCAGCATACGCTCGGGCAGCCAGCTCCTGGAGATGTTCCACATTGGGCAGCAGCAGATCTTTAAGCCCACAGAGGATGAGGAAGAGAGTGAGGCCAAGTACATTGGCTCAGCTGACTTCCAGGCCAAGGAGATATTTAGCACCTGCCTGGAGGGAGAGCAGGGGCCACAGTTTGTGCCCTCTGCCCCACCCTTGGGCACAGTGGACTCTATATCCCAGGTGGCACCAGCAGCCCCTGTGGAACCTGAAACATTCCCTGATAAGTATTCCCTGCAGTTTGGCTTTGGGCCTTTTGAGTTGCCTCCTCAGTGGCTCTCAGAGACCCGAAACAGCAAGAAGCGGCTGCTTCCCCCCTTGGGTAACACCCCAGAAGAGCTGATCCAGACAAAGGTGCCCAAAGTTGGCAGGGTGGAGCGGAAGATGAGCAGGAACAATAAAGTGAGCATTTTTCCAAAGGTGGATTCCTAG
- the GPR176 gene encoding G-protein coupled receptor 176 isoform X5, whose product MYIWAHAVVASVPVFAVTNVADIYATSTCTEVWSNSLGHLVYVLVYNITTVIVPVAVVFLFLILIRRALSASQKKKVIIAALRTPQNTISIPYASQREAELHATLLSMVMVFILCSVPYATLVVYQTVLNVPDTSVFLLLTAIWLPKVSLLANPVLFLTVNKSVRKCLIGTLVQLHHRYSRRNVVSTGSGVAEASLEPSIRSGSQLLEMFHIGQQQIFKPTEDEEESEAKYIGSADFQAKEIFSTCLEGEQGPQFVPSAPPLGTVDSISQVAPAAPVEPETFPDKYSLQFGFGPFELPPQWLSETRNSKKRLLPPLGNTPEELIQTKVPKVGRVERKMSRNNKVSIFPKVDS is encoded by the coding sequence ATGTACATCTGGGCCCATGCAGTGGTGGCCAGTGTCCCTGTGTTTGCAGTAACCAACGTGGCCGACATCTATGCCACGTCCACCTGCACGGAAGTCTGGAGCAACTCCTTGGGCCACCTCGTGTACGTTCTGGTGTATAACATCACCACGGTCATTGTGCCTGTGGCGGTGGTGTTCCTCTTCTTGATACTGATCCGACGGGCCCTGAGTGCCAGCCAGAAGAAGAAGGTCATCATAGCAGCGCTCCGGACCCCACAGAACACCATCTCTATTCCCTATGCCTCCCAGCGGGAGGCCGAGCTGCACGCCACCCTGCTCTCCATGGTGATGGTCTTCATCTTGTGTAGCGTGCCCTATGCCACCCTGGTCGTCTACCAGACCGTGCTCAATGTCCCCGACACTTCCGTCTTCTTGCTGCTCACTGCCATTTGGCTCCCCAAAGTCTCCCTGCTGGCAAACCCTGTTCTCTTTCTTACTGTGAACAAATCTGTCCGCAAGTGCTTGATAGGGACCCTGGTACAACTACACCACCGGTACAGTCGCCGTAATGTGGTCAGTACAGGGAGCGGCGTGGCTGAGGCCAGCCTGGAACCCAGCATACGCTCGGGCAGCCAGCTCCTGGAGATGTTCCACATTGGGCAGCAGCAGATCTTTAAGCCCACAGAGGATGAGGAAGAGAGTGAGGCCAAGTACATTGGCTCAGCTGACTTCCAGGCCAAGGAGATATTTAGCACCTGCCTGGAGGGAGAGCAGGGGCCACAGTTTGTGCCCTCTGCCCCACCCTTGGGCACAGTGGACTCTATATCCCAGGTGGCACCAGCAGCCCCTGTGGAACCTGAAACATTCCCTGATAAGTATTCCCTGCAGTTTGGCTTTGGGCCTTTTGAGTTGCCTCCTCAGTGGCTCTCAGAGACCCGAAACAGCAAGAAGCGGCTGCTTCCCCCCTTGGGTAACACCCCAGAAGAGCTGATCCAGACAAAGGTGCCCAAAGTTGGCAGGGTGGAGCGGAAGATGAGCAGGAACAATAAAGTGAGCATTTTTCCAAAGGTGGATTCCTAG
- the GPR176 gene encoding G-protein coupled receptor 176 isoform X4 — MLFCKVVKFLHKVFCSVTILSFPAIALDRYYSVLYPLERKISDAKSRELVMYIWAHAVVASVPVFAVTNVADIYATSTCTEVWSNSLGHLVYVLVYNITTVIVPVAVVFLFLILIRRALSASQKKKVIIAALRTPQNTISIPYASQREAELHATLLSMVMVFILCSVPYATLVVYQTVLNVPDTSVFLLLTAIWLPKVSLLANPVLFLTVNKSVRKCLIGTLVQLHHRYSRRNVVSTGSGVAEASLEPSIRSGSQLLEMFHIGQQQIFKPTEDEEESEAKYIGSADFQAKEIFSTCLEGEQGPQFVPSAPPLGTVDSISQVAPAAPVEPETFPDKYSLQFGFGPFELPPQWLSETRNSKKRLLPPLGNTPEELIQTKVPKVGRVERKMSRNNKVSIFPKVDS; from the exons ATGCTCTTCTGCAAGGTCGTCAAATTTTTGCACAAAGTCTTCTGTTCTGTGACCATCCTCAGCTTCCCTGCTATTGCTTTGGACAG GTACTACTCAGTCCTCTATCCACTGGAGAGGAAAATATCTGATGCCAAGTCCCGTGAACTGGTGATGTACATCTGGGCCCATGCAGTGGTGGCCAGTGTCCCTGTGTTTGCAGTAACCAACGTGGCCGACATCTATGCCACGTCCACCTGCACGGAAGTCTGGAGCAACTCCTTGGGCCACCTCGTGTACGTTCTGGTGTATAACATCACCACGGTCATTGTGCCTGTGGCGGTGGTGTTCCTCTTCTTGATACTGATCCGACGGGCCCTGAGTGCCAGCCAGAAGAAGAAGGTCATCATAGCAGCGCTCCGGACCCCACAGAACACCATCTCTATTCCCTATGCCTCCCAGCGGGAGGCCGAGCTGCACGCCACCCTGCTCTCCATGGTGATGGTCTTCATCTTGTGTAGCGTGCCCTATGCCACCCTGGTCGTCTACCAGACCGTGCTCAATGTCCCCGACACTTCCGTCTTCTTGCTGCTCACTGCCATTTGGCTCCCCAAAGTCTCCCTGCTGGCAAACCCTGTTCTCTTTCTTACTGTGAACAAATCTGTCCGCAAGTGCTTGATAGGGACCCTGGTACAACTACACCACCGGTACAGTCGCCGTAATGTGGTCAGTACAGGGAGCGGCGTGGCTGAGGCCAGCCTGGAACCCAGCATACGCTCGGGCAGCCAGCTCCTGGAGATGTTCCACATTGGGCAGCAGCAGATCTTTAAGCCCACAGAGGATGAGGAAGAGAGTGAGGCCAAGTACATTGGCTCAGCTGACTTCCAGGCCAAGGAGATATTTAGCACCTGCCTGGAGGGAGAGCAGGGGCCACAGTTTGTGCCCTCTGCCCCACCCTTGGGCACAGTGGACTCTATATCCCAGGTGGCACCAGCAGCCCCTGTGGAACCTGAAACATTCCCTGATAAGTATTCCCTGCAGTTTGGCTTTGGGCCTTTTGAGTTGCCTCCTCAGTGGCTCTCAGAGACCCGAAACAGCAAGAAGCGGCTGCTTCCCCCCTTGGGTAACACCCCAGAAGAGCTGATCCAGACAAAGGTGCCCAAAGTTGGCAGGGTGGAGCGGAAGATGAGCAGGAACAATAAAGTGAGCATTTTTCCAAAGGTGGATTCCTAG